TGCCATCCCGTTTGCGATATGTATACCGGTATTTGCAATACCGCCCGGAGCGCAATGATACATGAAAACTCCTGGATATTTTGCAACAAAGCTGAAGGTATAGGTTTCTCCGGGTTTAACAGGAATAAAATACTTACTTGGAGCCAAAAGTGCTGCATGAAAATCGATACCATGATTCATTGTTCCATTGTTAATTAGTGTAACTTCGATGGTATCGCCAAGTTTAACTTTTATGGGCGGTGCTGGCACAGTTCCATTGATAACATAAGCCTTGTATACGATGCTGTCATCTATGGCTATGTCTCTTTCATAAAGATAGAGAACAATCTTATGAACATTACTTGTGGTAGCTTGATATGCTGATGCTAATGGTGAGAGTATAGAAACTATTGGTAAACCTATTAAAACAAATAGCAGAAACATTAACAATAGAATTTTCAAGTTCATCATCTCACCATTTTGTTAAGTAATTACTTATATTAAAATGAATACCCTTATGTATAAGGGTACTTTATTGTATTTATGATTTAATGATAAAATTGTTGTATGAAGATTTAGCTAATGTAGAGAATAGCGCAATATTTGGAAATCTTACCTTCTTGTTTTAAAGGTTTGTTGTTCTTTTATCAGAAGAGTTTAAGGAAGTATTGTAAGATAGCCGTGGTCAACAGTTTTGGAATAGATAGGTTTAAATATTTGTTTAACTCTATTAACTCTTTGATGGAAGAAGAACTACTTAGACCAAAGGATGTCGCAAAGAAGTTCGGTATCTCAGTTAAAACTCTCTGGAAGTGGCAAAGGAAAGGCATTATTAGAGCAGTTAAACTTCCAACTGGTAAGCTCCGCTACCCAAGGAGCGAGGTTAAGAGATT
This region of Thermoprotei archaeon genomic DNA includes:
- a CDS encoding helix-turn-helix domain-containing protein produces the protein MEEELLRPKDVAKKFGISVKTLWKWQRKGIIRAVKLPTGKLRYPRSEVKRLWRQLKATGSQ